One stretch of Humidesulfovibrio mexicanus DNA includes these proteins:
- the purM gene encoding phosphoribosylformylglycinamidine cyclo-ligase has protein sequence MSNRADAYKAAGVNIDEANAFVDRIKALAASTHSKGVLSGIGGFGGLFKPDLTNVAAPVLVSGTDGVGTKLKLAFAFDGHDTIGIDLVGMNVNDVLVQGAKPLFFLDYFATGRLESEVAVRVLSGIVEGCNQAKCALLGGETAEMPGFYPDGEYDLSGFCVGMVDYERIVDGSQIANGDVIIGLASTGPHSNGYSLIRKILDSSGLKGTDILPGDTQTVAQALLAPTRIYVQPVLNLLRDLPIKGMAHITGGGFYDNLPRVLPMAVTAHIRFGSWPITPVFLWLKNQGQLSWPEMLQIFNTGIGFVLIAKKDVAQDVMDRLAGMEVPGYVIGEIKSRVDEQEQVQVHFPG, from the coding sequence ATGTCCAATCGCGCCGATGCCTACAAAGCCGCCGGGGTCAACATCGACGAAGCCAACGCCTTCGTCGACCGCATCAAGGCCCTTGCCGCCAGCACCCACAGCAAGGGGGTGCTCTCCGGCATCGGGGGCTTCGGCGGTCTGTTCAAGCCCGACCTCACCAACGTGGCCGCGCCAGTGCTTGTCTCCGGGACCGACGGCGTGGGCACCAAGCTTAAGCTGGCCTTCGCCTTTGACGGGCACGACACCATCGGCATCGATCTTGTGGGCATGAATGTCAATGATGTCCTGGTGCAGGGAGCAAAGCCTCTGTTCTTCCTCGACTACTTCGCCACGGGCCGATTGGAGAGCGAGGTCGCCGTGCGCGTGCTTTCCGGCATCGTGGAGGGCTGCAACCAGGCCAAATGCGCCCTGCTCGGCGGCGAGACCGCGGAGATGCCCGGCTTCTATCCCGACGGCGAGTACGATCTTTCCGGCTTCTGCGTGGGCATGGTGGATTACGAGCGCATCGTGGACGGCTCGCAGATCGCCAACGGCGACGTGATCATCGGCCTGGCCTCCACCGGTCCGCACTCCAACGGCTATTCCCTCATCCGCAAGATCCTCGACTCCTCCGGACTCAAGGGAACCGACATCCTGCCCGGCGACACGCAGACCGTGGCCCAGGCCCTGCTCGCGCCCACGCGCATTTACGTGCAGCCCGTGCTGAACCTCCTGCGCGACCTGCCCATCAAGGGCATGGCGCACATCACCGGCGGCGGCTTCTACGACAATCTGCCCCGCGTGCTGCCCATGGCGGTCACCGCGCACATCCGCTTCGGGTCCTGGCCCATCACCCCGGTGTTTCTGTGGCTCAAGAACCAGGGGCAGCTCTCCTGGCCGGAGATGCTGCAGATCTTCAACACCGGCATCGGGTTTGTCCTTATCGCCAAGAAGGATGTCGCCCAGGACGTCATGGACCGGCTCGCCGGCATGGAGGTTCCGGGCTACGTCATCGGGGAAATCAAGTCCCGCGTGGACGAGCAGGAGCAGGTGCAGGTGCATTTTCCCGGCTAG
- a CDS encoding tetratricopeptide repeat protein, with the protein MTQSPQDAASARISGVFSQKKTAKIGTGTTARKTEVVTYFLVCERDDGQLDVQALTADDQPFGPKKQIGRDELLANYFPEPQKTLARQVSALSPKEMEIQKAVARGDKFRKRGESFTAEFEYNKALALDMGNVRANFGIGLCYIARGEQAKAREVFERVVHLDAAFQDEHKHLFNEFGINLRKAGMHDEAQEYYRRALDLSSEDENLHYNLARAAFGKGDVKAAAQALAACLALNPEHAEARQFVDYLKRKKNPDS; encoded by the coding sequence ATGACCCAGTCCCCGCAGGACGCCGCGTCCGCACGCATCAGCGGCGTGTTTTCGCAGAAAAAGACCGCCAAGATCGGCACCGGGACGACCGCCCGCAAGACCGAGGTGGTCACGTATTTCCTGGTGTGCGAGCGCGACGATGGGCAGCTTGACGTGCAGGCGCTTACTGCGGACGACCAGCCCTTCGGCCCCAAGAAGCAGATTGGCCGCGACGAGCTTTTGGCCAACTATTTCCCCGAACCGCAAAAGACCCTGGCGCGCCAGGTGTCCGCCCTTTCCCCAAAGGAGATGGAGATCCAGAAGGCGGTGGCCAGGGGCGACAAGTTCCGCAAGCGCGGGGAGAGCTTCACCGCGGAGTTCGAGTACAACAAGGCCCTGGCTCTGGACATGGGCAACGTGCGCGCCAATTTCGGCATCGGCCTGTGCTACATTGCCCGGGGCGAGCAGGCCAAGGCGCGGGAGGTCTTCGAGCGCGTGGTCCATCTGGACGCGGCTTTCCAGGACGAGCACAAGCACCTGTTCAACGAGTTCGGCATCAACCTGCGCAAGGCCGGAATGCACGACGAGGCTCAGGAATACTACCGCCGCGCCTTGGACCTTTCTTCCGAGGACGAGAACCTGCACTACAACCTGGCCCGGGCCGCCTTCGGCAAGGGCGATGTGAAGGCGGCGGCCCAGGCCCTGGCCGCCTGCCTCGCCCTCAACCCGGAACATGCCGAGGCCAGGCAGTTCGTGGACTATCTGAAGCGCAAAAAAAATCCCGATTCCTGA
- a CDS encoding tetratricopeptide repeat protein produces MNTIPAEQHLTGVFFQRAFATIGTGTTTRKTEQYLYYYVRESGDDTLELHTLGPDGQPSGEKRSITREELLQSYLLEPQMSLDFARDEARRQEAVGKAVARGDRYFKQRKTFSAEFEYGKALALDVENVRANFGIGLCYLSRGERDKAREVFERLVKIDAAFEDRHKHLFNAFGISLRKAGMFAEALAYYARALELCSDDENLHYNMARAAFGNGNADSAGRHLASCLALNPRHPEALQFEAFLKRGSKAGG; encoded by the coding sequence ATGAATACGATACCAGCAGAACAGCACCTCACCGGAGTGTTCTTCCAAAGAGCCTTCGCGACCATCGGCACAGGCACGACCACGCGCAAGACCGAACAGTACCTGTATTACTACGTTCGCGAAAGCGGGGATGACACCCTCGAACTGCACACCCTGGGGCCGGACGGCCAGCCTTCTGGCGAAAAACGCTCCATCACCCGCGAAGAACTGTTGCAAAGCTATCTGCTTGAGCCGCAGATGTCGCTGGATTTCGCCCGCGACGAGGCCCGCCGCCAGGAGGCCGTGGGCAAGGCCGTGGCGCGCGGGGACAGGTATTTCAAGCAGCGCAAGACCTTCTCCGCGGAGTTCGAGTACGGCAAGGCCCTGGCCTTGGACGTGGAGAACGTGCGCGCCAATTTCGGCATCGGCCTGTGCTACCTTTCGCGCGGGGAGCGCGACAAGGCGCGCGAGGTTTTCGAGCGGCTGGTCAAGATCGACGCGGCATTCGAGGACCGGCACAAACATCTGTTCAACGCCTTCGGCATCAGCCTGCGCAAAGCGGGCATGTTCGCCGAGGCCCTGGCCTATTACGCCCGCGCCCTGGAGCTGTGCAGCGACGACGAGAACCTGCACTACAACATGGCCCGCGCCGCATTCGGCAACGGCAATGCCGATTCGGCCGGACGGCATCTCGCCTCCTGCCTCGCCCTTAACCCGCGCCACCCGGAGGCCCTGCAGTTCGAAGCCTTCCTCAAGCGCGGCTCCAAGGCCGGAGGATAG
- a CDS encoding cobyrinate a,c-diamide synthase produces MPKALVLAGTHSGCGKTSLTLGLLRALRRRGLAVQPFKAGPDFIDPGLHAVAAGHPSHNLDTWMQPERALLECFACHAAGADVAVVEGVMGLFDGRGGTDESGSTAHLAKLLGLPVLLVFDAKGQARSAAALAQGFSRFDPGLRLAGLAANRVGGPRHAEMLGEALAANGCPPLFGCLPRNDAVALPSRHLGLVTAQDAQDQDAQGLEATLDALADWVEQGLDIPALLAALPDWTPPKGSAPAVPAAQTGASRARIAVARDRAFCFLYEDNLRLLAQAGAELLFFSPLADAVLPENAQGLYLPGGYPELAARELSANAAMRAAVRAFCASGGPVWAECGGYMYLLEELDDGQGGRWPMCAALPGRAVLRQRRAALGYRAARTLVPGPFGPAGTSVRGHEFHYSEYEGTPEAPAFVLADSQGGEAADGQALGGVVGGYFHAHLASNPQIAQAFVAACRAWRVGGAS; encoded by the coding sequence GTGCCCAAGGCCCTTGTCCTTGCCGGAACCCACAGCGGCTGCGGCAAGACCTCGCTCACCCTGGGGCTGCTGCGCGCATTGCGCCGCCGGGGCCTCGCGGTCCAGCCCTTCAAGGCCGGGCCGGACTTCATCGACCCCGGCCTGCACGCCGTGGCCGCCGGACACCCCAGCCACAATCTTGACACCTGGATGCAACCGGAGCGCGCCCTGCTGGAATGTTTCGCCTGTCACGCCGCCGGGGCCGACGTGGCCGTGGTGGAAGGGGTGATGGGGCTCTTTGACGGCCGGGGCGGAACGGACGAATCCGGCTCCACCGCGCATCTGGCCAAGCTGTTGGGATTGCCTGTGCTGCTGGTGTTCGACGCCAAGGGCCAGGCGCGTTCGGCGGCGGCCCTGGCGCAGGGCTTCAGCCGATTCGACCCCGGCCTGCGCCTGGCCGGATTGGCGGCCAATCGCGTGGGCGGGCCGCGCCACGCCGAAATGTTGGGCGAGGCCCTTGCTGCAAACGGCTGTCCGCCATTGTTCGGCTGCCTGCCCAGAAACGATGCCGTGGCGCTGCCTTCCCGGCACCTGGGCCTGGTCACCGCGCAGGATGCGCAGGACCAGGATGCGCAGGGCCTGGAGGCCACCCTGGACGCTTTGGCCGACTGGGTGGAGCAGGGGCTGGACATCCCGGCGCTGCTGGCGGCCCTGCCGGACTGGACGCCGCCGAAGGGCTCCGCCCCAGCCGTTCCCGCCGCCCAAACAGGTGCGTCGCGCGCGCGCATCGCCGTGGCCCGCGACCGGGCCTTTTGCTTCCTGTACGAGGACAACCTGCGGCTGCTGGCGCAGGCCGGAGCCGAACTGCTCTTCTTTTCTCCGCTGGCCGATGCCGTTCTGCCCGAGAACGCGCAGGGTCTGTACCTGCCTGGCGGCTATCCGGAACTCGCCGCGCGCGAGCTATCCGCCAACGCGGCCATGCGCGCGGCGGTGCGCGCCTTTTGCGCGTCCGGTGGGCCGGTGTGGGCCGAATGCGGCGGGTACATGTATCTGCTGGAGGAACTGGACGACGGCCAGGGCGGGCGCTGGCCCATGTGCGCGGCGCTGCCGGGCCGGGCCGTGCTGCGGCAGCGCCGCGCGGCCCTGGGCTACCGCGCGGCCCGCACCCTTGTCCCCGGTCCCTTCGGCCCGGCCGGGACCAGCGTGCGCGGGCACGAGTTCCACTATTCCGAATACGAGGGAACCCCGGAGGCCCCGGCCTTCGTCCTGGCGGACTCCCAGGGCGGCGAGGCTGCGGACGGCCAGGCCCTGGGCGGCGTGGTGGGCGGATATTTCCACGCGCACCTGGCCTCCAATCCGCAGATTGCACAGGCCTTTGTGGCCGCCTGCCGGGCCTGGCGCGTCGGCGGGGCCTCGTAG
- a CDS encoding motility protein A — protein sequence MSKKNMLGVLLCGAIFVGGFWMSGGLAVYWNLAAFLIVVAGLFAALFMSYPFARIRTAFLVARSVYTERQPTPDDIVRILLELSVKSRVEGVLSLESIRQKIGDSFLRNAVAFLVDNYKERDIREFLNTEMAFFRERRQQSERVFQTLAKAAPAFGVAGSVIGLIGMLSGIQDTQALVSSIPVAFVSTLYGVVLSNMILAPIAESINFHTGAEMLNQKLIMEGIIAIAKEQNSHRLEKKLTSFLSPSEREGKAELLKAITKKYITRQRKAQAEREQDAQPTAQAAFDDAVPMPQPREEPSRGGLRLAPLARLG from the coding sequence ATGAGCAAGAAGAACATGCTTGGAGTGCTCTTGTGCGGCGCCATCTTCGTGGGCGGCTTCTGGATGAGCGGCGGGCTCGCCGTGTACTGGAACCTGGCGGCCTTCCTCATCGTGGTGGCCGGCCTCTTCGCCGCGCTGTTCATGAGCTATCCCTTTGCGCGCATCCGCACGGCCTTCCTTGTGGCGCGCAGCGTGTACACCGAGCGCCAGCCAACCCCGGACGACATCGTGCGCATTCTGCTGGAGCTTTCGGTGAAATCCCGCGTGGAGGGCGTGCTCTCCCTGGAGTCCATCCGTCAAAAGATTGGCGACAGCTTTCTCCGGAACGCCGTGGCTTTCCTGGTGGACAACTACAAGGAGCGCGACATCCGCGAATTCCTGAACACCGAGATGGCCTTTTTCCGCGAGCGCAGGCAGCAGAGCGAACGCGTGTTCCAGACCCTGGCCAAGGCCGCACCGGCCTTTGGCGTGGCGGGCAGCGTCATCGGCCTCATCGGAATGCTCTCCGGCATCCAGGACACCCAGGCCCTGGTGTCGAGCATTCCGGTCGCCTTCGTGTCCACGCTCTACGGGGTGGTGCTCTCCAACATGATCCTCGCGCCCATCGCCGAAAGCATCAACTTCCACACCGGGGCCGAGATGCTCAACCAGAAGCTCATCATGGAGGGCATCATCGCCATCGCCAAGGAGCAGAACTCCCACCGGCTGGAAAAGAAGCTCACCAGCTTCCTGTCGCCCTCGGAACGGGAAGGCAAGGCCGAACTCTTGAAGGCCATCACCAAGAAGTACATCACCCGTCAGCGCAAGGCCCAGGCGGAACGCGAGCAGGACGCGCAGCCAACGGCCCAGGCCGCTTTCGACGACGCCGTGCCCATGCCCCAACCCAGGGAGGAACCCTCCCGGGGCGGCCTGCGCCTGGCTCCGCTGGCGCGGCTGGGCTAG
- a CDS encoding OmpA/MotB family protein, with the protein MGARDGFGLRREDGASTATTGGNFAEWSVPWSDLMMIMFMVFAVLFIYSGAKDRARPRAAEPAATRAPVDPGQAFLGELDAPVKDGKDFKAASGVPMKETYYQSDNLGISVVRETDRQVRVFLRGDLFFSPGGDALSANSGQYLERIAEILRVSNGAVLVVGHTAEGETATPEEGLDLSARRAASVAQHFIRTASLDAKRFMVTGRGSFQPEVPATAPDAEKRNRRVEVLVLTDI; encoded by the coding sequence ATGGGTGCACGGGACGGATTCGGATTGCGGCGCGAGGACGGCGCAAGCACGGCTACCACGGGCGGGAACTTCGCCGAGTGGTCGGTGCCCTGGTCGGACCTGATGATGATCATGTTCATGGTCTTCGCCGTGCTGTTCATCTACTCCGGCGCAAAGGACCGCGCCCGGCCAAGGGCCGCCGAACCCGCCGCGACGCGCGCCCCGGTCGATCCCGGGCAGGCCTTCCTGGGCGAACTGGACGCTCCGGTGAAGGACGGCAAGGACTTCAAGGCCGCCAGCGGCGTGCCCATGAAGGAAACCTACTACCAGTCCGACAACCTGGGCATTTCCGTTGTGCGCGAAACAGACCGGCAAGTGCGCGTGTTTTTGCGCGGGGACCTGTTCTTCAGCCCCGGCGGCGACGCCCTTTCCGCCAACAGCGGCCAGTACCTGGAGCGCATCGCCGAAATTCTGCGCGTAAGCAACGGAGCCGTGCTGGTGGTGGGGCACACCGCCGAGGGCGAGACCGCCACACCGGAGGAGGGCCTGGATCTCTCCGCCCGGCGCGCGGCCAGCGTGGCCCAGCATTTCATCCGCACGGCGAGCCTGGACGCCAAGCGCTTCATGGTCACCGGGCGGGGCAGCTTCCAGCCGGAGGTCCCGGCAACGGCACCTGACGCCGAAAAGCGTAACCGACGGGTCGAAGTGCTCGTCTTGACAGATATTTAA
- a CDS encoding Maf family protein, with the protein MTNACTPPAGPGAYRSLSTLVLGSSSPRRRELLGSLGLEFEVCPSNAPEPPPAPGEAPEAYARRMARAKTMDVAALYPQSAVLGADTIVVLPGAPGRDATVLGKPLDEAHALDMLTRLSGRGHLVVTGCCLALPGRPEPLCFAVTTEVFMRASTRQELAAYVATGEPADKAGAYAIQGLGGFLVERVCGSYTNVVGLPVTECVAALVSLGVIAARRV; encoded by the coding sequence ATGACCAACGCCTGCACCCCTCCCGCCGGCCCCGGCGCCTACCGCAGCCTGTCCACCCTGGTGCTGGGCTCAAGCTCGCCGCGCCGCCGCGAGCTTCTGGGCTCCCTGGGCCTTGAGTTCGAAGTGTGCCCCAGCAACGCCCCGGAGCCGCCACCGGCCCCTGGCGAGGCCCCGGAGGCCTATGCCCGGCGCATGGCGCGCGCCAAGACCATGGACGTTGCCGCCCTGTATCCGCAATCCGCAGTGCTCGGGGCCGACACCATCGTGGTGCTGCCCGGCGCGCCAGGCCGCGACGCCACGGTGCTGGGCAAGCCTTTGGACGAGGCCCACGCCCTGGACATGCTCACGCGGCTTTCCGGCCGGGGGCATCTGGTGGTGACGGGCTGCTGCCTGGCCCTGCCCGGCAGGCCGGAGCCGCTGTGCTTCGCGGTGACCACCGAGGTATTCATGCGCGCAAGCACGCGCCAGGAACTGGCCGCCTACGTGGCCACGGGCGAGCCCGCGGACAAGGCCGGGGCTTACGCCATCCAGGGCCTGGGCGGATTTCTGGTGGAGCGGGTGTGCGGCTCGTACACCAACGTGGTGGGCCTGCCCGTGACAGAGTGCGTGGCGGCCTTAGTGTCTTTGGGGGTTATTGCTGCAAGGCGAGTGTGA
- a CDS encoding DUF2867 domain-containing protein, which yields MSYINAIPEINTVLEGADYLDIKHVDSTKPMREFLASVLSYMPGWMVALYKVRAVFVRLLGLKQGGYPGAEKIDPEDIIFSPGKMGSFFTVKAGEEDRYWIAGATEKHLSGDLVIAVEPLPDGVKRYHMASVVQYRHWTGRVYFNIIRPFHHVVAWAMMRHAAK from the coding sequence ATGTCGTACATAAACGCCATTCCGGAAATCAACACCGTCCTCGAAGGTGCGGACTATCTTGACATCAAGCATGTGGATTCAACCAAGCCCATGCGTGAATTCCTCGCCTCTGTCTTATCGTACATGCCTGGCTGGATGGTGGCGCTTTACAAGGTCAGGGCTGTGTTTGTCCGACTGCTGGGCTTGAAGCAAGGCGGCTATCCCGGCGCGGAGAAGATCGACCCGGAGGACATCATCTTTTCTCCCGGCAAGATGGGGAGCTTTTTTACAGTGAAGGCTGGCGAGGAAGACCGCTACTGGATAGCGGGGGCAACCGAAAAGCACCTTTCTGGAGACCTCGTCATAGCCGTAGAGCCTTTGCCTGACGGGGTGAAGCGGTACCATATGGCTTCCGTTGTGCAGTATCGTCATTGGACGGGTAGGGTCTATTTCAACATCATCCGACCGTTTCATCATGTGGTTGCATGGGCCATGATGCGCCATGCGGCGAAGTAG
- a CDS encoding arylsulfatase has protein sequence MVNMHGRSLRGAVFWMALALALLLRGEALAAAKPNIVFMLVDNLGYGELGVYGGGVLRGAPTPRIDTLAGQGLRLLNFNVEAQCTPSRSALMTGRLAIRSGTYAVPLGGQPDGLTLWEETIAELLSRQGYATGMWGKWHLGSGLDRLPTNQGFDEWFGIPRTYDEALWTGQNESKGLWPAVGDAQGWNPKADPPQPIYEARKGEQPKVLRTLDLEQRRLMEGEITRRGIDFMTRQVKAGRPFFAYLSFSLMHFPTLPGPEFAGKTGNGDWADCLAEMDHRVGQVLDALKRLGVEDDTLVIFASDNGPEAIHPWEGSAGPWRGTYFTAMEGSLRAPFIVRWPKKIPAGRVSNEIVHIVDCFTTMARAGGAEIPKDRPIDGVDQMAFFQGRQERSSREGFPAFVANRLTAVKWRNWKGHVLWQEKMFDTPQALPIPKLVNLLADPREERDVGPHNSWVAEHLMKITDDLLKSFKEYPPIPMGTPEPYQPPVNPRP, from the coding sequence ATGGTCAACATGCACGGGCGCAGTCTTCGCGGCGCGGTTTTCTGGATGGCGCTGGCCCTGGCGCTGCTCCTTCGGGGCGAGGCCCTGGCGGCGGCCAAGCCCAACATCGTCTTCATGCTGGTGGACAACCTGGGCTACGGCGAACTGGGCGTGTACGGCGGCGGCGTGCTGCGCGGAGCGCCCACCCCACGCATCGACACCCTGGCCGGACAGGGCCTGCGCCTGCTGAATTTCAACGTGGAGGCCCAGTGCACGCCCTCGCGCTCGGCCCTGATGACCGGACGCCTGGCCATACGCTCCGGCACCTACGCCGTGCCCCTGGGCGGCCAGCCAGATGGTCTGACCTTGTGGGAGGAGACCATCGCCGAGCTTCTGTCCCGCCAGGGCTACGCCACGGGCATGTGGGGCAAGTGGCACCTGGGCAGCGGGTTGGACCGCTTGCCCACCAACCAGGGTTTTGACGAGTGGTTCGGCATTCCGCGCACCTACGACGAGGCCCTCTGGACGGGGCAGAACGAGTCCAAGGGGCTTTGGCCCGCCGTGGGCGACGCGCAGGGGTGGAACCCAAAGGCCGACCCGCCCCAGCCCATCTACGAGGCCCGCAAGGGGGAACAGCCGAAGGTTCTGCGCACCCTGGACCTGGAGCAGCGGCGGCTCATGGAAGGGGAGATCACCCGCCGCGGCATCGACTTCATGACCCGGCAGGTGAAGGCGGGCAGGCCCTTCTTCGCCTACCTGTCCTTCTCGCTGATGCATTTTCCCACCCTTCCCGGCCCGGAGTTCGCGGGCAAGACCGGCAACGGCGACTGGGCCGACTGCCTGGCGGAAATGGACCACCGCGTGGGCCAAGTGCTGGACGCGCTGAAACGGCTGGGCGTGGAGGACGACACTCTGGTCATCTTCGCCAGCGACAACGGGCCGGAGGCCATCCACCCGTGGGAGGGGTCGGCCGGGCCGTGGCGCGGCACGTACTTCACCGCCATGGAGGGCTCCCTGCGCGCGCCGTTCATCGTGCGCTGGCCGAAAAAGATTCCTGCCGGACGCGTGAGCAACGAGATCGTGCACATCGTGGACTGCTTCACCACCATGGCCCGCGCGGGCGGGGCGGAGATACCCAAGGACCGGCCCATCGACGGCGTGGACCAGATGGCGTTCTTCCAGGGCAGGCAGGAGCGTTCCAGCCGCGAGGGCTTCCCGGCCTTTGTGGCCAACCGGTTGACCGCGGTGAAGTGGCGCAACTGGAAAGGCCATGTCTTGTGGCAGGAAAAGATGTTCGACACCCCGCAGGCGTTGCCCATCCCCAAGCTGGTGAACCTGCTGGCGGACCCCAGGGAGGAGCGCGACGTGGGCCCCCACAATTCCTGGGTGGCCGAGCACCTGATGAAGATCACGGACGATTTGCTGAAGAGCTTCAAGGAATATCCGCCCATTCCCATGGGCACGCCGGAGCCCTACCAGCCGCCAGTGAACCCCAGGCCCTAG
- a CDS encoding tetratricopeptide repeat protein, protein MAGAREDEQVRWSAQAARIAGFARAAGTWLAMVLVLGVAFPSGGAMARSARTTQNPAQGVTGSAGCRSCHEKFYQLWSTSFHGLAMRPYSDAFAAQSLKPQPQELGIGRSRFRVSIGPGQGWMTERTGARETTYPIAHVLGGKNVFYFLTPMPRGRLQTLPLAYDVRRGEWFDMAGSGLRHFLSPDERPLDWKAWPYTFNTACRGCHVSQLSDGYDPRRDTYRTTWLEPGINCETCHGPGEEHARVCLAAPKDRPPKDLKLIRGGSSFSAEQNNALCSSCHAKARQLTAGMKPGDRFSDHFDLVTWESPDYAPDGRDLGENYTYTSWSRSPCAKGGALDCLHCHTSSGRYRFADPARANGACLPCHAKRVAEAVRHSRHPEGSAGSRCVSCHMPMTEFARMRRSDHSMLPPTPAATLAHGSPNACNTCHQDKDAAWADALVRAWFPRDYQAPVLHLAGLVDAARKGDWSRLGEMLRFLDESEADPVARASLLRLLRVCPDPGKWSAVLRAAASASPLVRAAAAEALGALPTRQSAGALLAAVSDECRVVRIRAAESLAVLPHGLLRPGKAEAAALARARGELEASLKVRPDLWTSQYNLGNHYQSQGDDARALERYKAAMRLNPEGVPPLVNASLAYARMGQAANAEAMLRKALGLDPGHAPAHFNMGLLKAGSGDRTGAERHLRAALTQAPDMAEAALNLGVLLAPTRMPEALALLRKAARLRPQEPRYAYTLAFFQDRSGDPDGAKRTLFALLRSHPRELDAQRLLREIQGRGR, encoded by the coding sequence ATGGCGGGAGCACGCGAAGACGAGCAGGTGCGCTGGAGCGCCCAGGCGGCCCGGATTGCGGGATTCGCCCGCGCAGCGGGCACATGGCTGGCCATGGTCCTCGTCCTCGGCGTCGCCTTCCCTTCTGGGGGGGCCATGGCCCGCTCCGCCCGGACCACGCAGAACCCGGCACAGGGCGTGACCGGATCGGCGGGGTGCCGCAGTTGCCATGAGAAATTCTACCAGCTCTGGTCCACCTCTTTCCACGGCCTGGCCATGCGGCCCTATTCCGACGCCTTCGCCGCGCAGTCCCTCAAGCCCCAGCCGCAGGAACTGGGGATTGGCCGCTCGCGTTTCCGGGTGTCCATCGGCCCCGGCCAGGGCTGGATGACCGAGCGCACGGGCGCGCGGGAGACAACCTATCCCATCGCCCACGTCCTCGGCGGGAAGAACGTCTTTTATTTTTTGACCCCCATGCCCAGGGGCCGGCTGCAGACCCTGCCCCTGGCCTATGACGTGCGCCGGGGCGAGTGGTTCGACATGGCGGGCAGCGGCCTGCGCCATTTCCTGTCCCCGGACGAGCGCCCCCTGGACTGGAAGGCCTGGCCCTACACCTTCAACACCGCGTGCCGGGGCTGCCACGTAAGCCAGCTCTCCGACGGCTACGACCCCAGGCGCGACACCTACCGCACCACCTGGTTGGAGCCCGGCATCAACTGCGAGACCTGCCACGGCCCCGGAGAGGAGCACGCGCGCGTCTGCCTGGCCGCGCCCAAGGACAGGCCGCCAAAGGACCTTAAGCTCATCCGCGGCGGCTCGTCCTTCAGCGCGGAGCAGAACAACGCCCTGTGTTCCTCCTGCCACGCCAAGGCCCGGCAGCTCACCGCAGGCATGAAGCCCGGCGACCGCTTCTCCGACCACTTCGACCTGGTGACCTGGGAGAGCCCGGACTACGCCCCGGACGGCCGCGACCTGGGCGAGAACTACACCTACACCTCCTGGTCGCGCAGCCCCTGCGCCAAGGGCGGCGCGCTGGACTGCCTGCACTGCCACACCTCAAGCGGCCGCTACCGGTTCGCGGACCCGGCCCGGGCCAACGGGGCCTGCCTGCCCTGTCATGCCAAGCGCGTGGCCGAGGCCGTGCGGCACTCGCGGCATCCGGAGGGCAGCGCGGGCAGCAGGTGCGTCTCCTGCCACATGCCCATGACCGAGTTCGCCCGGATGCGGCGCAGCGACCATTCCATGCTGCCTCCGACCCCGGCCGCGACCCTGGCCCATGGCTCCCCCAACGCCTGCAACACCTGCCACCAGGACAAGGACGCGGCCTGGGCCGATGCGCTGGTGCGCGCCTGGTTCCCGCGCGACTACCAGGCCCCGGTGTTGCACCTGGCCGGGCTGGTGGACGCGGCCAGGAAAGGCGACTGGAGCCGTCTTGGCGAGATGCTGCGTTTCTTGGACGAAAGCGAGGCCGATCCCGTGGCCCGTGCATCGCTGCTCCGCCTGTTGCGCGTCTGTCCGGACCCCGGCAAGTGGAGCGCCGTGCTCCGGGCCGCCGCGTCGGCATCGCCGCTGGTCCGGGCAGCAGCGGCGGAGGCCCTGGGCGCCCTGCCCACGCGTCAGTCGGCGGGGGCGCTCCTGGCCGCAGTGTCGGACGAATGCCGGGTGGTGCGCATCCGCGCTGCGGAATCCTTGGCCGTCCTGCCGCACGGGCTGCTCCGGCCGGGCAAGGCGGAGGCCGCCGCCCTGGCGCGCGCGCGCGGCGAACTTGAGGCCTCCCTGAAAGTCCGCCCGGACCTGTGGACCTCGCAGTACAACCTGGGGAACCACTATCAGAGCCAGGGCGACGACGCCCGCGCGCTGGAGCGCTACAAGGCGGCCATGCGGCTGAACCCGGAGGGCGTGCCCCCGCTGGTCAACGCGTCGCTGGCGTATGCGCGCATGGGCCAGGCGGCCAACGCCGAGGCCATGCTGCGAAAGGCCCTTGGTCTTGATCCGGGACACGCGCCCGCCCACTTCAACATGGGGCTTCTCAAGGCCGGGAGCGGAGACCGCACAGGCGCGGAGCGGCATTTGCGCGCCGCCCTCACACAAGCCCCGGACATGGCGGAAGCGGCCCTGAATCTGGGCGTGCTGCTGGCCCCCACGCGGATGCCCGAGGCCCTGGCGCTCTTGCGCAAGGCCGCCCGGCTGCGGCCCCAAGAGCCCCGCTACGCCTATACTCTGGCCTTCTTCCAGGACCGTTCCGGGGATCCCGATGGCGCAAAGCGTACACTCTTCGCCCTGCTCCGGAGCCATCCGCGGGAGCTGGATGCGCAGCGGCTGCTGCGGGAGATACAGGGACGCGGCCGTTGA